Proteins from a genomic interval of Papaver somniferum cultivar HN1 chromosome 4, ASM357369v1, whole genome shotgun sequence:
- the LOC113273327 gene encoding MORC family CW-type zinc finger protein 4-like, with amino-acid sequence MVNKRKHNLVSTDVGSTSRSPKRKGICKNYVHAGPAYLETLGQTHGGWIFGAIAEIVDNSKDARATKLDVSVEYHHSDIHGEKIPMLALIDDGHGMSHDELLVMLSLGNKKFHEDDRERIERTSEYNLVIMSKFSPFNEYFIGGKFALFGENGQGRLGTQVYIWNLEKSGSDFSLEWHRSNNGDDIVIRSRRTRQRPGQLAQKVPLDYSLRAYLEVIFLDPRMKIFIQGSLVKSRLVAKSLDKTKIIDGYILGKPVHLILGHCKQEWERMNSGIFLYWHGRLIEAYKRVGGMVQHPENSRGVIGVVDVTDRVSDRDMVNNTKQTFQEWESYAELEDWLGGMLDKYCNENSEASEGGSSAGRNTTSTSNVGPKLPAVEKAPRCSRRWSTSTVRTQGSKDDSS; translated from the exons ATGGtgaacaaaagaaagcacaactTGGTTTCTACTGATG TTGGATCAACATCCAGGAGTCCAAAGAGAAAAGGTATCTGCAAAAATTATGTACATGCTGGTCCAGCTTACCTTGAAACCCTTGGCCAGACACACGGTGGCTGGATTTTTGGTGCAATTGCTGAAATTGTTGACAACTCCAAGGATGCCAGAGCAACCAA ATTGGATGTTTCAGTTGAGTATCACCATTCAGATATACATGGGGAAAAGATTCCTATGTTAGCACTAATTGATGATGGACATGGAATGTCACATGATGAATTGCTTGTCATGCTCTCTCTTGGAAACAAAAAGTTCCATGAAGATGATAGAGAGCGAATTG AAAGGACGTCTGAGTACAATTTAGTCATTATGAGCAAGTTTTCACCATTTAATGAATACttcattggtggaaagtttgcaCTGTTTGGTGAAAATGGGCAGGGGAGACTGGGGACGCAAGTTTATATCTGGAACTTAGAAAAGAGTGGCTCAGATTTTAGTTTGGAATGGCACAGAAGTAATAATGGCGACGATATAGTGATTCGTTCAAGAAGAACAAGACAGCGTCCTGGTCAATTAGCCCAAAAG GTGCCTTTGGATTATTCACTTCGGGCATACCTTGAAGTTATCTTCCTAGACCCACGCATGAAGATATTCATTCAAGGTTCATTG GTTAAAAGTCGACTAGTGGCGAAATCTTTGGATAAAACCAAGATCATTGATGGTTATATACTGGGGAAACCTGTTCATCTTATCCTTGGCCATTGCAAGCAAGAATGGGAACGGATGAATAGCGGGATATTTCTGTATTGGCATGGCCGATTAATTGAG GCTTACAAGAGAGTTGGAGGCATGGTTCAGCATCCAGAGAACAGCCGCGGTGTAATCGGAGTTGTAGATGTGACTGAT CGTGTCAGCGACCGTGATATGGTAAACAATACCAAGCAAACATTCCAAGAATGGGAATCATATGCGGAGTTGGAGGATTGGTTAGGTGGCATGTTAGATAAGTACTGCAACGaaaattctgaagcttctgaAGGTGGCTCCAGTGCAG GAAGGAACACTACAAGTACTAGCAATGTGGGTCCAAAACTACCTGCTGTAGAGAAAGCCCCAAGATGTTCAAGAAGGTGGTCTACTAGTACCGTGAGGACGCAAGGATCTAAAGATGACTCCAGTTGA
- the LOC113274388 gene encoding uncharacterized protein LOC113274388 isoform X2, which translates to MNLISCVDFGPSSVSAKFDTARSSHASPSVKRKPRKPTKNGNDASAHASPKKDFKSNKISKNKDDCVKKNFVRANPSYLNTLGNAHSEWCFGAIAELVDNSRDAKATEYDYDIGGRTIFKKSCQEHSNVVNH; encoded by the exons ATGAATTTGATAAGCTGTGTTGATTTTG GTCCATCTAGTGTTTCAGCAAAATTTGATACTGCTAGGAGTTCACATGCTTCTCCAAGTGTTAAACGAAAGCCGAGAAAGCCTACAAAGAATGGAAATGATGCGAGTGCACATGCTTCTCCAA AAAAAGATTTCAAGTCTAATAAGATCTCTAAGAACAAAGATGATTGTGTGAAGAAAAACTTTGTGCGtgccaatccaagttaccttaacACTCTTGGAAATGCTCATTCTGAGTGGTGTTTTGGTGCAATAGCTGAGCTTGTTGACAACTCCAGGGATGCCAAGGCAACCGAATAC GATTATGATATAGGTGGAAGAACAATATTCAAAAAATCATGTCAAGAACATTCCAATGTTGTCAATCATTGA
- the LOC113274388 gene encoding uncharacterized protein LOC113274388 isoform X1 produces MMMRTRRNVVSSHAKSCEACESSGCGSAKRKRGRSKEGSVTRTTQGPSSVSAKFDTARSSHASPSVKRKPRKPTKNGNDASAHASPKKDFKSNKISKNKDDCVKKNFVRANPSYLNTLGNAHSEWCFGAIAELVDNSRDAKATEYDYDIGGRTIFKKSCQEHSNVVNH; encoded by the exons ATGATGATGAGAACAAGAAGAAATGTGGTCAGCTCCCATG CAAAGAGCTGTGAGGCCTGTGAAAGCAGTGGTTGTGGTTCAGCTAAGCGGAAACGAGGCAGATCCAAGGAAGGGTCTGTAACTCGGACTACTCAGG GTCCATCTAGTGTTTCAGCAAAATTTGATACTGCTAGGAGTTCACATGCTTCTCCAAGTGTTAAACGAAAGCCGAGAAAGCCTACAAAGAATGGAAATGATGCGAGTGCACATGCTTCTCCAA AAAAAGATTTCAAGTCTAATAAGATCTCTAAGAACAAAGATGATTGTGTGAAGAAAAACTTTGTGCGtgccaatccaagttaccttaacACTCTTGGAAATGCTCATTCTGAGTGGTGTTTTGGTGCAATAGCTGAGCTTGTTGACAACTCCAGGGATGCCAAGGCAACCGAATAC GATTATGATATAGGTGGAAGAACAATATTCAAAAAATCATGTCAAGAACATTCCAATGTTGTCAATCATTGA